A stretch of Malassezia japonica chromosome 6, complete sequence DNA encodes these proteins:
- the ELP2 gene encoding Elongator subunit elp2 (COG:B; COG:K; EggNog:ENOG503NU57), translated as MAVAYEYLSCAVNRTSHVAEWVRLRSEDAEEDTYVFGVHKGFVSAAVPGTRPASRWATSCRDAVYVLKAAPAPDANPALVLGSYSGDLEVWRAVAESGAFSWRCDVAVQNAHGASITALGVVRDAMSVARSASVFATGSTDNTLKVWELTRGDTLQADVVQEISLGGRYALDIALAHLPNGNEPLTTLMAVALTDKKVHLYVREAGGEFTLRLQLEGHEDWVRALDFCVAPSVRGGAYDVHLASAAQDNNVRVWRIQAESVAGVERAPADAFERMAAELLPDDDQGINTKKNWLSFAHASQRWAVSLDAMLVGHDAWVTGVRWFPSLSADAQRAVLLSSSVDNSMILWSPQEPGATEWPLLSDEAASHALWLPVHRLGDVGSLSGGFLGATWQPTTSRPSVLTYDRQGAAHLWALADGQQRFLPGATLSGHAGPARGLAWEPYGDYFLSTGADRTTRLHGTYCPPGGDEDAVAERSWHEMARPQTHGYDLVQVAWLDRVSFVSAADEKVLRVFGASRGFVENALSLRMVQTHARETYVLALDIADARQWRDTAPLDVPLDAAMAERPAALAVLVFSDLLRGTELGGTPLCALQDLEHFLQQVYTKAWGIAVRQNRLLADITVYLVPGASASHEGQQGAKRWAAAYGQQVDGLFAVDGAYAVDRRVLSAIAPLEPRSIACGPQGEAHEAASSAFPRAPVVALGGTFDHLHIGHKLLLSIAALCTTQRLIIGVTSTELLTKKKHRAHVEPIAPRLEAVRRFVRAFRTALGEITLDVVPISDVCGPAGTDAELGLLVVTEETAKGADIIAEKRKENGVPATDVHIASLVDAADGSDKVGSTAIRGWLEEQGIAPGDEFVLDVDLARAKQQGPTAAGVPPLGLSNRAVAQEAADAPPDYAPFTAPPNPEQLQTQTLWPELEKLYGHGYELLSVAADVATRLIASTCKATSPAHAVVRLFDGAQRYKPLPDVLEGHALSVTRVRFSPDGQFLLTASRDRSWWLFRRDGPAFVPFAGERAHARIVWDCAWSPDEALFATASRDKTVKVWRLLPGDAPYALLATLKLDEAAVAVAVGPDAKLAVGLESGAVLLYVADAARTAWSLHTALSHHHTGSVHDLAFRPRGAWTDAYNDVPYSLLSAGDDGCVRLIDWRPSGHT; from the exons aTGGCCGTCGCGTACGAGTACCTGTCGTGCGCGGTGAACCGCACATCGCACGTCGCGGAATGGGTGCGTCTACGTAGTGAGGATGCGGAAGAGGACACGTACGTCTTTGGCGTGCACAAAGGATTCGtgtcggccgccgtgccgggcacccgcccggcgtcgaggtggGCGACGTCGTGCCGCGACGCTGTGTACGTGCTCAaagcggcgcctgcgccggacgcgaaTCCCGCGCTGGTGCTCGGCTCGTACAGCGGCGACCTCGAGGTGTGGCGTGCCGTCGCAGAGAGTGGCGCGTTTTCGTGGCGCTGCGACGTCGCGGTGCAGAACGCGCATGGCGCCTCGATtacggcgctcggcgtggtgcGCGATGCGATGTCGGTCGCGCGCAGTGCGTCCGTCTTTGCGACAGGAAGCACCGACAACACCCTCAAGGTCTGGGAACTGACGCGTGGCGACACGCTGCAGGCCGACGTCGTGCAGGAGATTTCGCTGGGGGGGCGCTACGCGTTGGACATTGCCCTGGCCCACCTCCCGAACGGCAACGAGCCACTGACGACGCTCATGGCCGTCGCACTCACCGACAAGAAAGTGCACCTAtacgtgcgcgaggccggcggcgagtTTACGCTGCGCCTCCAGCTCGAAGGGCACGAAGACTGGGTACGTGCGCTGGACTTTTGCgttgcgccgagcgtgcgcggcggcgcgtacgacgtgcacctcgcgtctgcggcgcaggacaaCAACGTACGCGTGTGGCGCATCCAGGCCGAGTCAGtggccggcgtcgagcgggcgccggcggacgCCTTTGAGCGCatggccgccgagctgttgcccgacgacgaccaggGCATCAATACCAAGAAAAATTGGCTGTCATTTGCGCATGCGTCGCAGCGGTGGGCCGTGTCGCTGGACGCTATGCTAGTCGGCCACGATGCATGGGTCACCGGCGTCCGCTGGTTCCCCTCGCTGAGCGCggatgcgcagcgtgcggtgctgctctcgagctcggtggACAATAGCATGATTCTCTGGTCGCCCCAGGAGCCGGGCGCGACCGAGTGGCCGCTTCTttccgacgaggcggcgtcgcaTGCGCTCTGGCTGCCggtgcaccgcctcggcgacgtcggcagTCTCAGCGGCGGCTTCCTCGGCGCGACATGgcagccgacgacgagccggcCGTCGGTACTCACGTACGACCGTcaaggcgcggcgcacctgtGGGCGCTCGCTGACGGACAGCAGCGTTTCCTGCCGGGCGCCACGCTGTCGGGCCACGCCggcccggcgcgcggcctcgcaTGGGAGCCGTACGGCGACTACTTCCTCTCGACAGG cgcggaCCGCACCACACGCTTGCACGGCACCTACTGCCCTCCGGGCGGagacgaggacgcggtTGCCGAGCGCTCGTGGCACGAGATGGCGCGACCGCAGACGCACGGCTACGACCTCGTCCAGGTCGCGTGGCTCGACCGCGTGTCGTTTGTGAGCGCGGCGGATGAAAAGGTGCTGCGCGTGTTTGGCGCCTCGCGGGGATTTGTCGAAAATGCGCTCAGCTTGCGCATGGTGCAGACGCACGCACGAGAGACGTacgtcctcgcgctcgacattgCAGATGCGCGGCAGTGGCGGGAtaccgcgccgctcgacgtgccgctcgacgcggcgatgGCCGAGCGGCCTGCCGCactcgccgtgctcgtgTTTAGCGATCTGCTGCGTggcaccgagctcggcggcacgccgctgtgCGCGCTCCAGGACCTCGAGCACTTTCTGCAGCAGGTGTACACCAAGGCATGGGgcatcgccgtgcgccagaACCGCCTCTTGGCCGACATTACCGTGTACCTCGTGCCGGGTGCGTCGGCTTCCCATGAAGGGCAGCAGGGGGCCAAgcgctgggcggcggcgtacggCCAGCAGGTCGACGGCCTCTTTGCGGTCGATGGTGCCTATGCAGTGGACCGCCGTGTGCTTTCTGCcattgcgccgctcgagccgcgctCCATCGCGTGTGGGCCCCAAGGCGAGGCACACGAagcggcgtcgtcggctTTCCcccgcgcgccggtcgtcgcgctgggcgGCACGTTTGACCACCTGCACATTGGCCACAAGCTCCTGCTGAGCATTGCAGCGCTCTGcacgacgcagcgcctgaTTATCGGTGTGACGAGCACCGAGCTGCTGACCAAGAAGAAGCAccgtgcgcacgtcgagccgatcgcgccgcgtctcgaggcggtgcgccgctttgTGCGTGCGttccgcacggcgctcggcgagattacgctcgacgtcgtgcCGATCAGCGACGTGTGTGGCCCGGCCGGCACAGACGCCGAGCTTGGCCTGCTGGTCGTGACCGAAGAGACGGCCAAGGGCGCGGATATCATTGCCGAGAAGCGGAAAGAGAACGGCGTGCCTGCGACGGACGTGCACATCGCGTCGCTTGTTGACGCTGCCGACGGCTCCGACAAGGTCGGCAGCACGGCGATTCGTGGCTGGCTCGAGGAGCAAGGCATTGCACCGGGCGATGAGTTtgtgctcgacgtcgacctcgcgcgTGCCAAGCAGCAAgggccgacggcggccggcgtccCCCCGCTGGGCCTGTCGAACCGCGCCGTGGCCCAAGAGgcggccgatgcgccgccggactATGCCCCGTTCACCGCCCCGCCGAACcccgagcagctgcagaCGCAGACGCTCTggcccgagctcgagaagctGTACGGCCACGGCTACGAGCTGCTGagcgtcgctgccgacgtcgcgacgcgcctcaTTGCGAGCACTTGCAAggcgacgtcgccggccCATGCGGTTGTGCGCCTGTTTgacggcgcgcagcgctaCAAGCCCCTGCCGGATGTGCTCGAGGGCCACGCGCTGTCGGTGACGCGCGTACGTTTTTCGCCCGACGGCCAGTTCCTCCtgaccgcctcgcgcgaccGGTCGTGGTGGCTCTttcggcgcgacgggccGGCGTTTGTGCCGTTTGCCGGCGAACGCGCGCATGCCCGTATCGTATGGGACTGTGCGTGGAGCCCGGATGAAGCGCTCTTTgcgaccgcgtcgcgcgacaAGACGGTCAAGGTATGGCGCCTGCTGCCCGGCGACGCTCCCtacgcgctcctcgccacgctcaagctcgacgaggcggccgtcgcggtcgccgtcggccCCGACGCGAAGCTTgccgtcggcctcgagaGCGGTGCCGTGCTGCTCTatgtcgccgacgcggcgcgcaccgcgtggTCGCTGCACACGGCGCTGTCCCACCACCACACCGGATCCGTGCACGATCTCGCGTTCCGGCCGCGTGGCGCGTGGACGGATGCCTACAACGACGTGCCCTACAGTCTGCTATCGGCCGGAGACGACGGGTGTGTCCGCCTGATCGACTGGCGCCCTAGCGGCCATACCTAG
- a CDS encoding RNA helicase (EggNog:ENOG503NWAW; COG:A), with amino-acid sequence MLDEELSIVGVGDGKSQKEAERAAALHGMLLLLERDFIANPPPGLHTPVTAKKGGELSVNLSDGSPLSVERAREYLDYVLGKAPHVSFFVPNELEDKMRSLYDTIRRSELYAKRPRTTAAYHAQEAPKSQRRDRRTHTTRLTAKQHEEKSERMLQALNEYQVEDRVSHIREQRQSLPVMQKSGDVLVKIELNQVTICMAATGSGKTTQVPQILLDDYILRKQGSRCNIICTQPRRIAAISVAQRVAKERGETVGQSVGYQVRFDHKLAQPNGSITFCTTGVFLRRLQSALGESMNGQPESAETASFLDGITHVVMDEVHERDVETDLLLVVIKRLLAARKQTGKPEIKLVLMSATVDPTLFQNYFAELSANGRPAPVVDIPGRSYPVQKTYLDDTYEHLQSLSLPRNQGGWVWQEKNVRDYIQREIVQQGGIVKGPNGEEKPAVDDLELPYPLIALMIADVLTRSDNGHVLVFLPGWDEIKAVHQILLNTRAQPLLGLPLDDSDAYEIHVLHSSVPVQDQQAVFEPVRHEKLRRIILSTNIAETSITIPDVVYVIDSGRVKEKRYDPERRLSSLVSAWVGTSNLNQRAGRAGRHRPGEYYGVLSRARYDCLAVNQMVEMKRVDLSNVVMHIKALEIPGMSVEDVLAAAIEPPAPERVKAAMQDLERIGALDYHQTLTSLGKVLLQLPLDVSIGKMCLYGAFFRCLDPVLTLAAILTNRDPFMAPAHLKKEANIIKDSFCPVMFRSDPLCVLNAFYEWTRLQEVSSSQASRFLNTNMISRPTMMQIQQVKQSLFQSLEKADIIKVIRSSTSMTAKYRRRIRETDPEFNINSKSTPLLCALIAVANSPNFAIRAGEKSFRTSQDKSCFVHPSSVCHAKFFKDKPEAALAGNEKDIFAFSEKIRNTSTQTSSSSGNAMTFLRTCTRLDPLTYMLFGASEARALGHGLECDNWLPVTGSYDALDNLERLKSIMDVCVLRVLEGIGKRRTKPEAPTPKSAESPLTTVSPADLPSGELLQAANTTLASWNSDEEDGEDNLDNLLQNDAQLDRSLSSRELEELESLTTGIVQILDGYAVDRAWEKEA; translated from the exons ATGCTGGACGAAGAACTGAGCATTGTTGGTGTTGGTGATGGAAAGTCGCAGAAGGAGGCGgagcgtgctgcagcactGCACGGCATGCTCTTGCTTTTGGAGCGCGACTTCATCGCGAACCCCCCACCGGGTTTGCACACGCCAGTGACTGCCAAGAAAGGAGGTGAGCTGAGTGTCAACCTGTCGGACGGAAGTCCGCTGTCGGTGGAACGCGCGCGTGAGTATCTTGACTAT GTGCTTGGCAAAGCACCACATGTCTCGTTCTTTGTCCCGAATGAGCTCGAAGACAAGATGCGTTCTCTGTACGACACGATTCGCCGTTCAGAACTGTACGCAAAGCGCCCCCGGACCACGGCTGCCTACCATGCACAGGAAGCTCCCAAGtcccagcgccgcgaccgccgcacgcacacTACACGCCTTACTGCAAAGCAACACGAAGAGAAGTCGGAGCGCATGCTTCAAGCTCTCAATGAGTACCAAGTTGAAGACCGCGTGTCGCACatccgcgagcagcgccaaTCTCTTCCTGTTATGCAGAagtcgggcgacgtgctggtCAAAATCGAATTGAACCAAGTCACCATCTGCATGGCTGCGACAGGTTCAGGTAAGACAACGCAGGTACCACAGATTCTGTTGGACGACTACATCTTGCGCAAACAAGGGTCACGTTGCAACATTATCTGTACACAGCCCCGCCGTATTGCCGCCATCAGTGTCGCACAGCGCGTTGCAAAAGAGCGTGGCGAAACGGTCGGTCAATCAGTCGGGTACCAAGTGCGCTTCGATCACAAATTGGCACAGCCGAATGGTTCAATCACTTTTTGCACCACGGGCGTCTTTTTGCGCCGACTGCAGTCGGCACTAGGCGAGAGCATGAATGGACAGCCAGAGTCTGCAGAGACGGCCTCGTTCCTCGATGGCATTACGCATGTGGTCATGGACGAAGTACACGAACGCGACGTTGAAACAGACTTGCTCTTGGTTGTCATCAAGCGCCTGCTTGCGGCGCGAAAGCAGACAGGGAAGCCGGAAATTAAGTTGGTACTTATGAGTGCCACGGTGGATCCTACGCTTTTTCAAAATTACTTTGCAGAGCTCTCGGCCAATGGCCGCCCTGCGCCAGTGGTGGATATCCCAGGTCGGAGCTATCCCGTGCAGAAAACATACCTGGACGACACTTATGAACATTTGCAATCGCTCAGCCTGCCGCGCAACCAGGGCGGCTGGGTGTGGCAAGAAAAGAATGTGCGCGATTATATTCAACGAGAAATTGTACAACAGGGAGGCATTGTCAAGGGTCCCAATGGCGAAGAAAAACCTGCTGTGGATGACCTTGAGCTTCCGTACCCACTGATTGCGCTAATGATTGCTGATGTCCTCACGCGTTCCGACAACGGACACGTGCTTGTATTCCTACCGGGCTGGGACGAGATCAAAGCGGTTCATCAAATCCTTCTCAACACGCGCGCACAGCCGCTGTTGGGATTGCCGCTGGATGACTCGGACGCCTATGAAATCCATGTACTACACTCTTCTGTCCCTGTACAAGACCAGCAGGCCGTTTTTGAGCCTGTGCGTCACGAAAAACTTCGCAGGATTATCCTGTCCACCAACATTGCGGAGACTTCCATTACCATCCCCGACGTGGTATATGTCATTGACTCGGGTCGTGTGAAGGAGAAGCGCTATGACCCCGAACGCCGTCTGTCGAGCCTAGTGTCTGCTTGGGTTGGCACGTCCAACCTGAACCAgcgcgcaggccgtgccGGCCGTCACCGCCCCGGTGAGTATTACGGTGTTctgtcgcgcgcgcgttaCGACTGCCTTGCTGTGAATCAGATGGTGGAAATGAAGCGTGTCGACTTGAGCAACGTCGTAATGCATATCAAGGCCCTCGAAATCCCTGGCATGTCCGTCGAGGATGTGTTGGCAGCGGCGATCGAGCCTCCTGCACCGGAGCGTGTCAAGGCAGCGATGCAGGACTtggagcgcatcggcgcaCTGGATTATCACCAAACGCTGacgtcgctcggcaaggtccTGCTTCAGCTCCCGCTCGATGTGTCTATCGGGAAAATGTGCCTGTATGGTGCCTTTTTCCGATGCCTTGATCCTGTTCTGACTCTGGCGGCCATTCTGACCAACCGTGATCCATTCATGGCGCCGGCACACCTGAAGAAGGAGGCGAACATTATTAAGGACAGTTTTTGTCCTGTCATGTTCCGCTCCGATCCCCTGTGTGTGCTGAACGCCTTTTACGAGTGGACGCGTTTGCAGGAGGTCAGCTCGTCGCAGGCGAGTCGTTTCTTGAACACAAACATGATCAGTCGTCCAACGATGATGCAGATTCAGCAAGTGAAGCAGAGTCTGTTCCAGAGTCTGGAGAAGGCAGACATCATCAAGGTCATCcgcagctcgacgtcgaTGACGGCCAAGTACCGTCGTCGCATTCGTGAGACGGATCCCGAGTTTAACATCAACTCGAAGAGTACGCCGCTGCTGTGTGCTCTGATTGCTGTTGCCAATTCACCCAACTTTGCCATTCGCGCGGGCGAGAAGTCGTTCCGCACGTCCCAGGACAAGTCGTGCTTCGTGCACCCTTCGAGTGTGTGCCATGCCAAGTTCTTTAAGGACAAACCGGAGGCTGCGCTTGCGGGTAACGAAAAGGACATCTTTGCGTTCTCGGAGAAGATTCGCAACACTTCGACGCAGACCAGCTCTTCGAGCGGGAACGCAATGACCTTTTTGCGGACGTGCACGCGACTTGATCCCCTGACGTACATGCTCTTTGGTGCTTCTGAAGCTCGTGCGCTTGGCCACGGGCTGGAGTGCGACAACTGGCTCCCGGTGACGGGCAGCTATGACGCACTGGACAACTTGGAGCGCTTGAAGTCGATCATGGATGTGTGCGTGCTCCGCGTATTGGAGGGAATCGGCAAGCGCCGTACTAAGCCCGAGGCACCTACGCCAAAGTCGGCAGAGTCGCCGCTGACCACTGTGTCGCCCGCGGATCTGCCGAGTGGCGAGTTGCTCCAGGCGGCCAACACGACGCTTGCCTCGTGGAactcggacgaggaagaCGGCGAGGACAATCTTGACAATCTACTTCAAAATGACGCCCAGCTCGACCGCAGTCTCTCGTCTCGGGAGCTGGAAGAGCTGGAGTCGCTGACCACTGGCATCGTGCAGATCCTGGATGGATATGCCGTGGACCGCGCTTGGGAGAAGGAAGCCTAG
- a CDS encoding uncharacterized protein (EggNog:ENOG503P5M3), which translates to MVRPPSRGRWAGTRRRPPKEATTSKLYEKVLANDALETKIQNDMSPFPPTYTEHVSRRDVAEDVYRDGACALPMLRDIALRVAGKHFSTHILPTPEVLEELSGAAPRRPPPRKRRRGDEDDYTPEDADEIDQERRPKAARTLVDAMEWSEMNRELLKHMPVTLADRLFEMVCLYSPMSVTKEVLSSYFLPHVAPDKTKSTPGAVPPLPAEARVRTRIFFPASLPLFSQDHKTAPLLLAMLAGALALSPSAPRLTAPIEAVELHGLTRLQNASFVRLLRAPPSSTMPVPWQLRRVSVRGCLALGDAAVAALVYASGATLEHLDLTMTSVSPAALREIGSHCPKLRALRVAWCENFTEETFSDAVSACVAQCAHANPPCIPFQKLEEVDVSHTSVGDIAVGGLLRLCGPQLRSLDVGYTAVGESGSLDVLCIGLGLGVPRSAARTASPLEHIGLAGLCVHSSSLLHLVRQLLPLDGASALRSLDLDDLVEYSRRHQSSLQGRMGVSGPTLHALAAMLAAAAQHRPFACVRLKGDKRRAAVPGHWAVPDAPAATLGDTLRLLFASCEQVELNGLQLHEHDLDCSMPHTAPSAVHTLWLNSTGLRDDGLDALTPWTGRLTSLYLDDTQITTAALDRLVASNPRLTLVSLSQCRGIPVRERRAYFVAHRRRSQVE; encoded by the exons ATggtgcggccgccgagccgagGACGGTGGGCagggacgcggcgccgcccgccgaaAGAGGCGACCACGTCGAAGCTCTATGAGAAAGTGCTCGCGAatgatgcgctcgagacaAAGATCCAGAACGACATGTCGCCCTTTCCGCCGACGTACACCGAGCACGTGTCGCGCCGAGACGTCGCCGAAGACGTGTACCGTGAcggggcgtgcgcgctgccgatgctgcgcgacaTTGCACTACGCGTAGCGGGAAAGCACTTTTCGACGCATATCCTCCCTACACCGGAAGTGCTTGAAGAGCTCtctggcgccgcgccccggcgcccgccgccccgcaaacggcggcggggcgacgaggacgactATACGCCTGAAGACGCCGACGAGATCGATCAGGAGCGCCGTCCAAAGGCAGCCCGCACCCTTGTAGATGCCATGGAATGGAGCGAGATGAATCGCGAGCTCCTAAAGCACATGCCGgtgacgctcgccgaccgcctCTTTGAGATGGTGTGCCTGTACTCGCCCATGTCCGTCACGAAAGAGGTGCTGTCGTCCTACTTTCTTCCGCATGTCGCACCCGACAAGACCAAAAGTACGCCGGGagccgtgccgccgcttcctgccgaggcgcgcgtgcgcacacGCATCTTTTTCCCCGCATCGCTGCCGCTCTTTTCGCAGGACCACAAGACGGCGCCACTGCTGCTCGCgatgctcgccggcgcactcgctctgtcgccgagcgcacccCGCCTCACGGCACcgatcgaggcggtggAGTTGCACGGCCTCACGCGTCTGCAGAATGCGTCGTTTGTacggctgctgcgtgcgccgccatCCAGCACCATGCCCGTGCCGTGGCAGCTGCGTCGcgtgagcgtgcgcgggtgcctcgcgctgggcgacgcggcggtcgcTGCACTCGTCTATGCAAGCGGGGCaacgctcgagcacctcgacctgACTATGACGTCGGTCAGCCCCGCGGCTCTTCGGGAGATTGGGTCGCACTGCCccaagctgcgtgcgctgcgtgtcgcATGGTGCGAGAATTTTACCGAGGAGACGTTCTCCGATGCGGtgagcgcgtgcgtcgcgcagtGTGCGCATGCGAATCCGCCGTGCATTCCTTTCCagaagctcgaggaggTCGACGTATCGCACACATCCGTCGGCGACATTGCCGTCGGAgggctgctgcgcctgtgcgGCCCCCagctgcgctcgctggACGTGGGCTACACCGCGGTTGGCGAGAGCGGGAGTCTCGATGTGCTGTGTatcggcctcggcctcggcgtgccacgcagcgccgcacggaccgcctcgccgctcgagcacaTCGGACTCGCTGGTTTGTGTGTGCACAGCAGctcgctgctgcaccttgtgcgccagctgctaccactcgacggcgcgagtgcgctgcgctcgctcgaTCTCGATGACCTCGTCGAGTACTCACGCCGGCACCAGTCCTCGCTGCAAGGGCGCATGGGCGTCTCGGGCCCCACGCTGCACGCACTGGCCGCCAtgctcgctgccgccgcacaGCACCGGCCCTTTGCATGTGTGCGCCTAAAAGGCGacaagcggcgcgcggccgtgccgggGCACTGGGCGGTGCCGGACGCTccggccgcgacgctcggcgataCGCTCCGCCTGCTCTTTGCGAGCtgcgagcaggtcgagctcAATGGGCTGCAGCTCCACGAGCACGATCTCGATTGCAGCATGCCACACACAGCGCCGTCAGCCGTGCACACACTCTGGCTCAACAGCACCGGactgcgcgacgacggcctcgatgcgctcacGCCGTGGACCGGGCGCCTGACTTCGCTGTACCTGGACGATACCCAAATTACCA CCGCGGccctcgaccgcctggTTGCATCCAATCCTCGCCTCACGCTCGTGAGCCTGTCGCAGTGCCGCGGCATTCCcgtccgcgagcgccgcgcttaCTTTGTAGCCCACCGCCGCCGTAGCCAAGTGGAGTAA